A window of Zingiber officinale cultivar Zhangliang chromosome 5A, Zo_v1.1, whole genome shotgun sequence contains these coding sequences:
- the LOC121979226 gene encoding sugar transport protein 14-like produces the protein MAGGIVGGEVGKRAELYEGRVTSYFILACVVGSLGGSLFGYDLGVSGGVTSMDDFLKEFFPRVYRRKQAHLHETDYCKYDDQVLTLFTSVLYFAALFSTFGASLVTRKRGRRMSILCGSISFFLGGAINAGARNVPTLIIGRIFLGIGIGFGNQAVPLYLSEIAPPKIRGAVNQLFQLTTCSGILVADVINYFTEKIHPWGWRLSLGLAMAPAVLMFVGGLFLPETPNSLVEQGRLEEARAVLERVRGTLKVDAEFEDLKEASEAARAVKHPFRNLLRPRNRPQLVIGALGIPAFQQLSGMNSILFYSPVIFQSLGMGSGASLYSSIITSSMLVIGALISMSVVDRLGRRFLFIEAGFQMVTSMVVVGVILALEFGHGAELPKSLAVILVLAICAFVVAYGWSWGPLGWLVPSEIFPLETRSAGQSIVVCVNMFFTAAIAQCFLAMLCHLRYGVFILFAGLIVIMSVFVILLLPETKQVPIEEMSQLWEKHWFWKNIVARDQERQQQH, from the exons ATGGCAGGGGGGATCGTCGGAGGTGAAGTGGGCAAGAGAGCGGAGCTCTACGAGGGCAGAGTCACCAGCTACTTCATTTTGGCCTGCGTGGTGGGTTCCCTTGGGGGTTCCCTCTTTGGCTACGACCTCGGCGTCTCCG GGGGCGTGACCTCCATGGATGATTTCTTGAAGGAATTCTTCCCTAGAGTCTACAGAAGGAAGCAGGCGCACCTTCACGAAACTGATTACTGCAAGTACGACGATCAAGTGCTGACTCTCTTCACCTCGGTGCTCTACTTCGCCGCGTTGTTCTCGACGTTCGGAGCGTCGCTGGTGACGAGGAAACGAGGGAGGAGGATGAGCATTCTGTGCGGCTCGATCAGCTTCTTCCTCGGGGGAGCCATCAACGCAGGAGCTCGAAATGTCCCCACGCTTATTATCGGAAGAATTTTCCTCGGCATAGGAATTGGATTCGGAAACCAG GCAGTTCCTCTCTACCTTTCGGAGATAGCGCCGCCGAAGATCAGAGGCGCAGTGAACCAACTGTTTCAGCTGACCACCTGCTCGGGGATACTGGTCGCCGACGTCATCAACTACTTCACCGAGAAAATCCACCCTTGGGGCTGGAGACTGTCCCTCGGGCTGGCCATGGCGCCTGCGGTTCTCATGTTCGTCGGCGGCCTCTTCCTCCCCGAGACCCCAAACAGCCTCGTGGAGCAAGGCAGGCTGGAAGAGGCGAGGGCGGTCCTGGAGAGAGTGAGAGGAACCTTGAAGGTGGACGCCGAGTTCGAGGACCTGAAGGAGGCGAGCGAGGCGGCCCGGGCGGTGAAGCACCCGTTCAGGAACCTGCTCCGGCCGCGGAACCGGCCGCAGCTCGTGATAGGGGCCCTCGGCATCCCCGCGTTCCAGCAGCTCTCCGGCATGAACTCGATCCTGTTTTACTCTCCCGTCATTTTCCAGAGCCTCGGCATGGGCTCCGGCGCTTCCCTGTACTCTTCCATCATCACGAGCTCCATGCTGGTGATCGGAGCGCTGATCTCCATGTCGGTCGTGGACCGGCTGGGGAGGCGGTTCCTGTTCATCGAGGCCGGGTTTCAGATGGTTACCTCCATGGTCGTCGTCGGAGTAATTCTTGCTCTGGAGTTCGGCCATGGCGCGGAGCTGCCCAAGAGCCTGGCTGTGATTCTGGTGCTCGCGATCTGCGCCTTCGTGGTGGCCTACGGGTGGTCGTGGGGCCCCCTCGGCTGGCTGGTTCCGAGCGAGATCTTCCCCCTGGAGACGAGGTCCGCCGGCCAGAGCATCGTGGTCTGCGTCAACATGTTCTTCACGGCCGCCATTGCCCAGTGCTTCCTGGCCATGCTCTGCCACCTGAGGTACGGCGTCTTCATCCTCTTCGCCGGCCTCATCGTGATCATGTCCGTCTTCGTCATCCTGCTCCTCCCCGAGACCAAGCAAGTGCCGATCGAGGAGATGTCGCAGCTCTGGGAGAAGCACTGGTTCTGGAAGAACATTGTGGCCAGGGATCAAGAACGGCAGCAGCAGCATTGA
- the LOC121979227 gene encoding putative ubiquitin-conjugating enzyme E2 38 isoform X3, whose protein sequence is MERAIGDSSSKQNLYVKEPSPSSGPAASESEQKQVVLDNVLDLDEDGDDPNDTMTIGDTSDYKNKQPMRYDTDWQNQVKDVLSTDAAASGANSGSSQNYDAKLDISYVDGADKDDFYDSDYVADMVESLASKLNDMNLSTGVELTLPSLKNAASEELGKNKKSGTVEDEIDMKYKSFKQFDIVQGHSDHHFGFANVNINNSKEWVRRIQYEWEALQKNLPEMIYVRVYENRMDILRAVIIGPAGTPYHDGLFFFDAYFPPNYPYVPPVLNFHSGGLRINPNLYECGKVCLSLLNTWPGRECEMWRPSNSTMLQVLVSIQALILTEKPFFNEPGNEGIENTVYGKLNSLAYNEDVFLLSCRIMLYSLRKPPMHFGDFVAGHFRYRGRAFLLACKTYMSGVPVGLEHVIKEPPRLFPEAFKNSLKALFDVLLMEFTGKGAHCDGIQ, encoded by the exons ATGGAACG CGCCATCGGGGACAGCTCGTCGAAACAGAACCTGTATGTCAAGGAGCCCTCGCCGTCGTCGGGGCCGGCCGCCAGCGAGTCCGAGCAGAAACAG GTTGTTCTTGATAATGTATTGGATCTTGATGAAGATGGCGATGACCCCAATGATACTATGACAATTGGTGACACTTCAGACTACAAGAACAAACAACCTATGAGATACGATACAGACTGGCAAAATCAAGTAAAA GATGTTTTGTCCACTGATGCTGCTGCTTCTGGTGCAAATAGTGGTTCGAGCCAAAATTATGATGCAAAATTGGATATCAGTTATGTTGACGGCGCTGATAAAGATGACTTCTATGATTCTGATTATGTTGCTGACATGGTTGAGAGTTTGGCCAGCAAGCTTAATGATATGAACCTTTCAACTGGAGTTGAATTGACGCTACCAAGCTTGAAGAATGCTGCAAGTGAAGAACTGGGGAAGAACAAGAAGAGTGGCACTGTTGAAGATGAGATTGATATGAAATATAAATCATTTAAGCAATTTGACATTGTTCAAGGGCACTCAGATCACCATTTCGGCTTTGCAAATGTGAACATCAAT AATTcaaaagagtgggtaagaaggatTCAGTATGAGTGGGAGGCTCTACAGAAAAATTTGCCTG AGATGATATATGTTAGAGTCTACGAAAATAGGATGGATATTTTGAGGGCTGTTATTATTGGACCAGCAGGAACTCCATATCACGATGGTCTTTTCTTCTTTGACGCATACTTCCCTCCGAATTATCCCTATGTACCTCCA GTTCTTAATTTTCATTCTGGAGGACTTAGAATCAACCCAAACCTGTATGAGTGTGGGAAGGTTTGCCTTAGCCTTCTAAACACTTGGCCTGGCAGAGAATGTGAAATGTGGAGACCATCAAACTCGACAATGTTGCAGGTCTTAGTTTCTATTCAGGCTCTAATTCTAACCGAGAAGCCATTCTTTAACGAACCAGGAAATGAAGGAATTGAAAATACAGTGTATGGTAAGCTTAATTCCCTCGCTTATAATGAAGACGTATTCCTCCTATCCTGCAGGATAATGTTGTACTCCCTGAGGAAGCCTCCAATG CATTTTGGTGACTTTGTGGCTGGACATTTCCGTTACCGGGGGCGAGCTTTCTTGTTGGCATGCAAAACTTACATGAGTGGTGTTCCGGTCGGATTAGAGCATGTCATCAAGGAGCCCCCGCGTCTCTTCCCGGAAGCATTCAAAAACTCTTTAAAGGCTCTGTTTGACGTTCTTCTGATGGAATTCACTGGTAAAGGAGCTCATTGTGATGGAATTCAGTGA
- the LOC121979227 gene encoding putative ubiquitin-conjugating enzyme E2 38 isoform X1, with product MERHGSAIGDSSSKQNLYVKEPSPSSGPAASESEQKQVVLDNVLDLDEDGDDPNDTMTIGDTSDYKNKQPMRYDTDWQNQVKDVLSTDAAASGANSGSSQNYDAKLDISYVDGADKDDFYDSDYVADMVESLASKLNDMNLSTGVELTLPSLKNAASEELGKNKKSGTVEDEIDMKYKSFKQFDIVQGHSDHHFGFANVNINNSKEWVRRIQYEWEALQKNLPEMIYVRVYENRMDILRAVIIGPAGTPYHDGLFFFDAYFPPNYPYVPPVLNFHSGGLRINPNLYECGKVCLSLLNTWPGRECEMWRPSNSTMLQVLVSIQALILTEKPFFNEPGNEGIENTVYGKLNSLAYNEDVFLLSCRIMLYSLRKPPMHFGDFVAGHFRYRGRAFLLACKTYMSGVPVGLEHVIKEPPRLFPEAFKNSLKALFDVLLMEFTGKGAHCDGIQ from the exons ATGGAACG CCATGGCAGCGCCATCGGGGACAGCTCGTCGAAACAGAACCTGTATGTCAAGGAGCCCTCGCCGTCGTCGGGGCCGGCCGCCAGCGAGTCCGAGCAGAAACAG GTTGTTCTTGATAATGTATTGGATCTTGATGAAGATGGCGATGACCCCAATGATACTATGACAATTGGTGACACTTCAGACTACAAGAACAAACAACCTATGAGATACGATACAGACTGGCAAAATCAAGTAAAA GATGTTTTGTCCACTGATGCTGCTGCTTCTGGTGCAAATAGTGGTTCGAGCCAAAATTATGATGCAAAATTGGATATCAGTTATGTTGACGGCGCTGATAAAGATGACTTCTATGATTCTGATTATGTTGCTGACATGGTTGAGAGTTTGGCCAGCAAGCTTAATGATATGAACCTTTCAACTGGAGTTGAATTGACGCTACCAAGCTTGAAGAATGCTGCAAGTGAAGAACTGGGGAAGAACAAGAAGAGTGGCACTGTTGAAGATGAGATTGATATGAAATATAAATCATTTAAGCAATTTGACATTGTTCAAGGGCACTCAGATCACCATTTCGGCTTTGCAAATGTGAACATCAAT AATTcaaaagagtgggtaagaaggatTCAGTATGAGTGGGAGGCTCTACAGAAAAATTTGCCTG AGATGATATATGTTAGAGTCTACGAAAATAGGATGGATATTTTGAGGGCTGTTATTATTGGACCAGCAGGAACTCCATATCACGATGGTCTTTTCTTCTTTGACGCATACTTCCCTCCGAATTATCCCTATGTACCTCCA GTTCTTAATTTTCATTCTGGAGGACTTAGAATCAACCCAAACCTGTATGAGTGTGGGAAGGTTTGCCTTAGCCTTCTAAACACTTGGCCTGGCAGAGAATGTGAAATGTGGAGACCATCAAACTCGACAATGTTGCAGGTCTTAGTTTCTATTCAGGCTCTAATTCTAACCGAGAAGCCATTCTTTAACGAACCAGGAAATGAAGGAATTGAAAATACAGTGTATGGTAAGCTTAATTCCCTCGCTTATAATGAAGACGTATTCCTCCTATCCTGCAGGATAATGTTGTACTCCCTGAGGAAGCCTCCAATG CATTTTGGTGACTTTGTGGCTGGACATTTCCGTTACCGGGGGCGAGCTTTCTTGTTGGCATGCAAAACTTACATGAGTGGTGTTCCGGTCGGATTAGAGCATGTCATCAAGGAGCCCCCGCGTCTCTTCCCGGAAGCATTCAAAAACTCTTTAAAGGCTCTGTTTGACGTTCTTCTGATGGAATTCACTGGTAAAGGAGCTCATTGTGATGGAATTCAGTGA
- the LOC121979227 gene encoding putative ubiquitin-conjugating enzyme E2 38 isoform X2 codes for MERHGSAIGDSSSKQNLYVKEPSPSSGPAASESEQKQVVLDNVLDLDEDGDDPNDTMTIGDTSDYKNKQPMRYDTDWQNQDVLSTDAAASGANSGSSQNYDAKLDISYVDGADKDDFYDSDYVADMVESLASKLNDMNLSTGVELTLPSLKNAASEELGKNKKSGTVEDEIDMKYKSFKQFDIVQGHSDHHFGFANVNINNSKEWVRRIQYEWEALQKNLPEMIYVRVYENRMDILRAVIIGPAGTPYHDGLFFFDAYFPPNYPYVPPVLNFHSGGLRINPNLYECGKVCLSLLNTWPGRECEMWRPSNSTMLQVLVSIQALILTEKPFFNEPGNEGIENTVYGKLNSLAYNEDVFLLSCRIMLYSLRKPPMHFGDFVAGHFRYRGRAFLLACKTYMSGVPVGLEHVIKEPPRLFPEAFKNSLKALFDVLLMEFTGKGAHCDGIQ; via the exons ATGGAACG CCATGGCAGCGCCATCGGGGACAGCTCGTCGAAACAGAACCTGTATGTCAAGGAGCCCTCGCCGTCGTCGGGGCCGGCCGCCAGCGAGTCCGAGCAGAAACAG GTTGTTCTTGATAATGTATTGGATCTTGATGAAGATGGCGATGACCCCAATGATACTATGACAATTGGTGACACTTCAGACTACAAGAACAAACAACCTATGAGATACGATACAGACTGGCAAAATCAA GATGTTTTGTCCACTGATGCTGCTGCTTCTGGTGCAAATAGTGGTTCGAGCCAAAATTATGATGCAAAATTGGATATCAGTTATGTTGACGGCGCTGATAAAGATGACTTCTATGATTCTGATTATGTTGCTGACATGGTTGAGAGTTTGGCCAGCAAGCTTAATGATATGAACCTTTCAACTGGAGTTGAATTGACGCTACCAAGCTTGAAGAATGCTGCAAGTGAAGAACTGGGGAAGAACAAGAAGAGTGGCACTGTTGAAGATGAGATTGATATGAAATATAAATCATTTAAGCAATTTGACATTGTTCAAGGGCACTCAGATCACCATTTCGGCTTTGCAAATGTGAACATCAAT AATTcaaaagagtgggtaagaaggatTCAGTATGAGTGGGAGGCTCTACAGAAAAATTTGCCTG AGATGATATATGTTAGAGTCTACGAAAATAGGATGGATATTTTGAGGGCTGTTATTATTGGACCAGCAGGAACTCCATATCACGATGGTCTTTTCTTCTTTGACGCATACTTCCCTCCGAATTATCCCTATGTACCTCCA GTTCTTAATTTTCATTCTGGAGGACTTAGAATCAACCCAAACCTGTATGAGTGTGGGAAGGTTTGCCTTAGCCTTCTAAACACTTGGCCTGGCAGAGAATGTGAAATGTGGAGACCATCAAACTCGACAATGTTGCAGGTCTTAGTTTCTATTCAGGCTCTAATTCTAACCGAGAAGCCATTCTTTAACGAACCAGGAAATGAAGGAATTGAAAATACAGTGTATGGTAAGCTTAATTCCCTCGCTTATAATGAAGACGTATTCCTCCTATCCTGCAGGATAATGTTGTACTCCCTGAGGAAGCCTCCAATG CATTTTGGTGACTTTGTGGCTGGACATTTCCGTTACCGGGGGCGAGCTTTCTTGTTGGCATGCAAAACTTACATGAGTGGTGTTCCGGTCGGATTAGAGCATGTCATCAAGGAGCCCCCGCGTCTCTTCCCGGAAGCATTCAAAAACTCTTTAAAGGCTCTGTTTGACGTTCTTCTGATGGAATTCACTGGTAAAGGAGCTCATTGTGATGGAATTCAGTGA
- the LOC121982664 gene encoding uncharacterized protein LOC121982664, translating to MAMTSFSSPLSWACALAAVLILSSSTSCFDIPYSDHCSSSVPESAPSDGALDSSASFQLSLGIVFGADALLGGNSSVFPTSFFFRRQLVLPTQTPGVLQIAATLILRSGGGLSTVRGRHVIERSDVHFHQVRPRFPRTTFLQRGMVRFDLSGYWSEATGKLCMVGNGHGRSFQGNNLQLSALFKLDYPKIMNITSSLIKGNLESLDASGSSNHFDQISVLAYAPSKYEYTQISHAKNSCNRVNAESLGLQSHSSCNYLRSLSRMQFELHYEKNCSLSSCGPFAQSSNYTPYTMTFHQTQCMDDGMVHGYVGFSNLSSFYLGTRLIPGKALVSEGFWDFTKQQLCLVACHIQSIEHLPAESTVDACTIRICLWFPAVWSIENRRTAVGRIWSNSNEKYSGYFEPVSFWSTDNYIGILPGLNYNYTRLEDARESCASDNSKSAGKEKYPDGKTFRDFRFGASVSNSQGKRERSYFNPVSIGQTVYGNIFGQYGASLPVPFDSESHSLQNISYEIQLMLSSFSMNEAVKISAEGIYNAQTDCFAWLVVAMLLLWLLSSKWKEVR from the coding sequence ATGGCGATGACCTCGTTCTCGTCCCCTCTTTCTTGGGCTTGTGCCCTAGCCGCAGtcctcatcctctcctcctccactTCCTGTTTCGACATACCTTATTCCGATCACTGTTCGTCCTCCGTCCCGGAATCCGCCCCCTCCGACGGCGCCTTGGATTCCTCCGCCTCTTTCCAGCTCTCCTTGGGCATCGTTTTCGGAGCAGACGCCCTCCTCGGAGGAAACTCTTCTGTGTTTCCTACGTCGTTCTTCTTCCGCCGTCAGTTAGTCCTCCCCACACAGACTCCCGGCGTCCTCCAGATCGCCGCCACTCTCATTCTCCGCTCGGGAGGCGGTTTATCCACCGTCCGTGGCAGGCACGTGATCGAACGCTCTGATGTTCACTTCCACCAGGTCCGACCTCGGTTCCCGCGGACTACCTTCCTCCAGCGTGGGATGGTCAGATTCGATCTCTCCGGCTACTGGTCCGAGGCCACCGGAAAGCTTTGTATGGTGGGGAACGGCCATGGAAGGTCGTTTCAAGGTAACAATCTCCAACTTTCTGCTCTGTTTAAGCTCGATTACCCGAAGATTATGAACATTACTTCGAGCTTGATCAAGGGGAATTTGGAGAGTCTAGATGCTTCTGGTAGCTCGAATCATTTCGATCAAATTTCAGTTTTGGCATATGCTCCTAGTAAATATGAGTACACACAGATCTCTCACGCAAAGAATTCTTGCAATCGAGTGAATGCTGAGTCTCTAGGACTTCAATCTCATTCTTCATGCAACTATCTGAGGAGCCTGTCGAGGATGCAGTTTGAGTTGCATTATGAAAAGAATTGCTCCTTGAGCTCATGTGGCCCGTTTGCTCAGAGTTCAAATTATACTCCGTACACCATGACTTTCCATCAAACGCAATGCATGGATGATGGAATGGTGCATGGCTACGTTGGCTTCTCAAATTTGAGCAGCTTCTATCTGGGAACTCGCTTGATCCCAGGGAAGGCGCTAGTTAGTGAAGGGTTTTGGGATTTTACAAAACAGCAGCTTTGCCTTGTTGCTTGTCATATACAGAGCATTGAACATTTGCCGGCCGAATCTACTGTTGATGCTTGCACAATTAGGATTTGCTTGTGGTTCCCTGCTGTATGGTCGATTGAGAATCGCAGAACTGCTGTTGGGCGAATTTGGAGCAACAGCAATGAGAAATATTCAGGATATTTTGAGCCAGTTTCATTTTGGAGCACTGACAATTATATAGGTATTCTTCCAGGTTTGAATTACAATTACACTAGATTGGAAGATGCAAGGGAGTCTTGTGCAAGTGACAACTCTAAAAGTGCTGGTAAAGAGAAATATCCTGATGGGAAAACTTTTCGTGATTTTAGATTTGGTGCATCTGTTTCAAATTCTCAAGGAAAAAGGGAAAGGAGCTATTTTAACCCGGTTTCAATAGGACAGACAGTCTACGGTAACATATTTGGACAATACGGGGCATCTTTACCTGTGCCATTTGATTCTGAAAGTCACAGTCTCCAAAACATAAGCTATGAGATACAATTAATGTTATCATCTTTCAGTATGAATGAAGCTGTAAAAATCTCAGCAGAAGGAATATACAATGCTCAAACTGACTGCTTTGCATGGTTGGTTGTGGCTATGTTACTTCTTTGGTTGCTAAGCAGCAAATGGAAAGAGGTGAGATAA
- the LOC121982665 gene encoding uncharacterized protein LOC121982665 → MDCGIIISIQFAPLKRRAGDKITGTIRSTRDKMDPLFFEPFDITSSAIYTEQATQSIWRMDIEIIMVMISLTLSCVFVGLQLFHVKKNPEVLPSISIIMLVILTLGNMIPLVLNFQALFKTSANQNVLSGNGGWLEVNEVIVRVIMMVAFLLQFRFLQLSWTARSSNEAWWDLWSAEKNTIKTCLPLYLVGGLIAWLVHIIHNQVHGRRPLYGKQLHDSLWGSLISYAGLILDGFLLPQVIFNVYSGSREKALAPSFYIGTTVVRGLPHAYDAYRSRYYVPPLNSSYIYASPYEGFYSLVWDILVPCGGIFLSVLIFLQQRFGGACISPFKKSIEPKSYELVPVVAS, encoded by the coding sequence ATGGACTGTGGAATTATTATTAGCATCCAATTTGCTCCTCTGAAGCGCAGGGCAGGGGATAAAATCACTGGCACAATTAGGAGCACACGAGACAAGATGGACCCATTATTCTTTGAACCGTTTGACATTACATCATCAGCTATCTATACAGAGCAGGCAACTCAGTCAATATGGAGAATGGATATAGAAATTATCATGGTTATGATTTCTCTCACACTGTCATGTGTTTTTGTTGGATTGCAGCTCTTCCATGTGAAGAAGAATCCAGAAGTACTTCCATCCATATCTATTATTATGCTCGTCATTCTCACTTTGGGGAATATGATTCCTTTGGTGCTGAACTTTCAGGCTTTGTTTAAAACAAGTGCCAATCAGAATGTTTTATCGGGGAATGGTGGATGGCTCGAGGTAAATGAGGTGATAGTAAGGGTCATAATGATGGTTGCTTTCCTACTGCAATTTCGCTTCCTTCAACTTTCATGGACTGCAAGATCAAGCAATGAGGCCTGGTGGGATTTATGGTCAGCTGAGAAGAATACTATCAAAACATGCTTGCCTTTGTATTTGGTTGGAGGACTGATTGCCTGGTTGGTTCACATCATTCATAACCAAGTTCATGGAAGAAGACCTCTTTATGGTAAGCAGCTCCATGATTCTCTTTGGGGTAGTCTAATATCCTATGCTGGCTTGATACTTGATGGTTTTTTGCTTCCTCAAGTTATCTTCAACGTATACTCGGGCTCCAGAGAAAAGGCTCTTGCCCCTTCCTTCTATATTGGAACTACTGTTGTTCGAGGACTGCCTCATGCTTATGATGCTTATAGAAGTCGTTATTATGTTCCTCctctgaactcatcctacatatATGCTAGTCCATATGAGGGTTTTTATTCACTGGTATGGGATATCCTTGTTCCTTGTGGAGGAATCTTTCTTTCAGTGCTAATATTCCTTCAACAGAGGTTTGGTGGTGCTTGTATTTCTCCTTTTAAAAAGTCGATAGAGCCTAAATCGTACGAGTTAGTCCCCGTAGTGGCCTCTTAG
- the LOC121979229 gene encoding uncharacterized protein LOC121979229, translating into MAMKALTKEAIAMTEKKMNMSLDDIIKMSKKNAAKGKRPPRPPIKNQGFRNRNPSHGNTVLQGFMDSRSSIRQGVLAKRRSNFHGNQFPVITEVARKAAAVSAQNRMINQNGRRVLTPTIQRSANAGSSSKRPQTLDALFANMNETRMNFVSQKINARGSVQLERRSFGSRQQQRRGGPRGGVQLIRRPFGSRQQQQERVGRGPRGGVQLGQMRFGSGQPQGRGGPRGGAHRGPRAATRLQYGDFAK; encoded by the exons ATGGCAATGAAGGCGTTAACGAAAGAGGCAATTGCAATGACtgagaagaagatgaacatgAGCTTAG atgatattattaaaATGTCGAAGAAAAATGCTGCTAAAGGGAAAAGACCTCCGAGGCCTCCT ATTAAAAACCAAGGCTTTCGGAATAGGAATCCTTCCCATGGTAACACCGTGCTACAGGGATTCATGGATTCCAGATCTTCAATTAGACAG GGTGTGCTTGCAAAGAGAAGGTCAAATTTTCATGGGAATCAATtcccagtaatcacagaggtggCTAGGAAGGCTGCTGCCGTTTCTGCCCAGAACAGGATGATAAATCAGAATGGCAGAAG GGTGTTGACACCAACCATTCAAAGGAGTGCAAATGCTGGCTCCTCTAGCAAG CGGCCTCAAACCTTGGATGCACTTTTTGCAAATATGAATGAGACGAGGATGAATTTTGTGAGCCAAAAGATTAATGCCAGAGGTAGTGTTCAGCTGGAACGCAGGTCCTTTGGTTCAAGGCAGCAGCAAAGAAGAGGTGGCCCTCGCGGTGGTGTTCAGCTGATTCGGAGGCCCTTTGGCTCAAGGCAGCAACAGCAAGAAAGAGTTGGCCGTGGCCCTCGAGGTGGTGTTCAGCTGGGACAAATGCGCTTCGGCTCAGGGCAGCCGCAAGGAAGAGGTGGCCCTCGTGGTGGTGCTCATCGTGGGCCTCGTGCCGCCACTCGCCTTCAGTACGGTGACTTTGCTAAATGA
- the LOC121979230 gene encoding wax ester synthase/diacylglycerol acyltransferase 11-like, with the protein MESTKRRPPPLTHSRSIGTVVGRSGFGDGAVGGDAAEPVSPAGLLFRHRRFDCYIVAALGIGVPIDVDSVKSGLVSTLVRHPRFSSVLVADDDSGEKLKWVRTKVVIDDHVVVPDLGADSSGEGIGGSASSADEVVEDYVSYLSAAPPMDASRPLWELHVLNLRTSEAAAVAVFRIHHSLGDGLSLISLLLACTRRTADPTSLPTLPQQRLPLPPPPRSNALLTGILFLWALIVLTWNTAADLFDLLASSAWLKDTPTPLKGGAGTELRRKRFVHRTLRLDDVKEIKDSMNCTINDVLVGVTSASISRYLNRRYGEADEGNDSKKELPANIRLRSAMLFNVRPQLGIQALAEMMDGKNCGVAWGNLLSYIILPFPVIMYNDPLDYVRAGKAIAERKKNSLQAILTYRCAHFCVRKFGIKPGVAMIRGLVCNTTLSYSNIVGPVDEVSFYGHPIVYIAPSVYGHPHALTLHYQSYVNEMRVVLGVDESTIPDSHQLLADIVESIKLIKEALPKKL; encoded by the exons ATGGAGTCCACCAAGAGGAGACCACCGCCGTTGACCCACAGCAGGTCAATCGGAACCGTCGTCGGCCGCTCCGGCTTCGGCGATGGAGCCGTGGGAGGAGATGCGGCCGAGCCTGTGAGCCCGGCAGGGCTGCTGTTCCGCCACCGCCGCTTCGACTGCTACATCGTCGCCGCGCTGGGGATCGGCGTCCCCATCGACGTCGACTCCGTCAAGTCTGGCCTCGTCTCCACTCTCGTCCGCCACCCCCGCTTCTCCAGCGTCCTT GTGGCCGACGACGACAGTGGAGAGAAGTTGAAATGGGTGCGCACGAAGGTCGTTATCGACGACCACGTCGTCGTTCCTGATCTCGGCGCGGATAGCTCCGGCGAAGGCATCGGCGGCAGCGCCTCTTCCGCCGACGAGGTGGTGGAGGACTACGTATCCTATCTCTCCGCCGCTCCTCCCATGGACGCCTCTCGGCCCCTCTGGGAGCTGCACGTACTCAACCTCCGCACCTCCGAGGCCGCAGCCGTCGCCGTCTTCCGCATCCACCACTCCCTCGGCGATGGACTCTCCCTCATCTCCCTCCTCCTCGCCTGCACTCGTCGCACCGCCGATCCGACCTCCCTCCCGACCCTCCCCCAGCAACGCCTCCCGCTGCCGCCTCCGCCCCGCTCCAACGCCCTCCTCACCGGGATCCTCTTTCTGTGGGCCTTGATCGTGCTCACGTGGAACACGGCGGCGGATTTGTTCGACCTTTTGGCCTCGTCCGCGTGGTTGAAGGACACGCCGACGCCGTTGAAGGGCGGCGCGGGTACGGAGCTCCGCCGCAAGCGCTTCGTCCATCGCACCCTGAGGCTTGACGATGTTAAGGAGATCAAAGACTCGATGAATTGT ACTATAAATGATGTTCTTGTGGGTGTTACATCTGCTTCTATCTCTCGCTACCTCAACAGAAGATACG GTGAGGCAGATGAAGGGAATGATAGTAAGAAGGAACTGCCAGCAAACATCAGACTCCGATCAGCCATGCTGTTCAATGTCAGGCCTCAGCTAGGGATCCAA GCTCTGGCTGAGATGATGGATGGCAAAAATTGTGGGGTTGCATGGGGCAACTTGCTTAGCTACATTATCCTACCGTTTCCAGTCATAATGTACAATGATCCATTGGACTACGTACGTGCAGGAAAGGCAATTGCAGAGCGAAAGAAGAACTCTTTACAAGCCATTTTGACATATCGCTGTGCCCATTTCTGTGTTAGAAAGTTTGGCATTAAG CCAGGTGTTGCAATGATTCGCGGACTTGTTTGTAACACAACGTTGTCGTACTCGAACATTGTTGGTCCAGTTGATGAAGTCAGCTTCTATGGCCACCCAATTGTGTATATTGCTCCCAGTGTATATGGTCATCCGCAT GCTCTCACACTTCACTACCAGAGTTACGTTAACGAGATGAGGGTTGTGCTTGGAGTAGATGAATCCACAATACCAGATTCACACCAGCTTCTGGCTGACATAGTTGAATCCATTAAGCTCATCAAGGAAGCACTGCCTAAAAAATTATGA